One Pseudochaenichthys georgianus chromosome 7, fPseGeo1.2, whole genome shotgun sequence DNA segment encodes these proteins:
- the apex2 gene encoding DNA-(apurinic or apyrimidinic site) endonuclease 2 has protein sequence MKIVTWNINGIRTFRGGIKKALDSLDADIICVQETKVTRDLLDERTAIVDGYNSYFSFSRGRSGYSGVATYCKDSATPCAAGEGLTGLLTHHEGAVGCYGDQSEFCSEELQLLDNEGRTVITQHRVMCQDKEQTVTVINVYCPRADPEKPERKQFKLQFYKLLQSRAEAILKDGSHVIVLGDVNTSHRQIDHCDPSDIEDFVENPGRKWLNGFLHGGRKTEETNEEEPNEEPEVTSSDPVHGGTFVDTFRHFHPTRTSAFTCWSTMTGARQTNYGTRIDYIFADCQLAKEQFVAVDIMPEVEGSDHCPVWAKLSCSLLPSSKAPPFCTCYLPEFAGKQQKLSRFFVKVDQKSIQSEHREGLPGSQEEEELRENLKPPGAGNASGKKRLLTSDSVVPKGKKAKTCPKPQGSLLSFFKPKLPTAAPSTEAPEKKTLGTDKVTSSQNSQKACTTSKDTSSVTSSETVPELLDDASPKLCTSMQSDKPINLKPLIPAPDVGQSGAKKGASLGFWKSVLHGPPPPPSCKVHREPCVLRTVKKEGPNMGKQFFVCARPQGHASNPDARCSFFAWVEKGK, from the exons ATGAAGATCGTTACCTGGAACATAAACGGCATAAGGACTTTCAGAGGAGGCATTAAAAAGGCTCTTGATTCTCTGGACGCGGATATAATCTGTGTTCAAGAGACAAAAGTGACAA GAGACTTGCTTGATGAGAGGACTGCCATTGTTGACGGATACAACTCTTATTTCAGCTTCAGTCGAGGACGCAGCGGCTATTCAG GGGTTGCCACTTACTGTAAAGACAGTGCCACCCCATGTGCTGCTGGAGAGGGTCTCACCGGTCTGCTGACCCACCATGAAGGAGCTGTTGGATGTTATGGAGACCAGTCTGAGTTCTGCAGCGAGGAACTGCAGCTTCTGGACAATGAAGGACGAACcgttatcacacagcacagagTCAT GTGTCAGGACAAAGAACAAACTGTAACCGTGATCAACGTGTACTGTCCGCGGGCCGACCCTGAGAAGCCGGAGCGAAAGCAGTTCAAGCTTCAGTTCTACAAACTGCTTCAGAGTCGGGCTGAAGCTATACTGAAAGATGGCAG CCACGTGATCGTTTTAGGAGATGTAAACACGTCTCACCGGCAAATAGACCACTGTGACCCCAGCGATATT GAGGATTTTGTTGAAAACCCTGGGAGGAAATGGCTGAATGGCTTCTTGCACGGTGGCAGAAAAACAGAGGAAACGAATGAGGAGGAACCCAACGAAGAACCTGAGGTAACTTCCTCAGATCCCGTCCACGGTGGGACATTTGTGGACACATTTCGCCACTTCCATCCGACTCGCACCAGCGCCTTCACGTGCTGGTCCACCATGACTGGAGCGCGGCAGACCAACTACGGCACGCGCATTGACTACATCTTCGCCGACTGCCAGCTGGCCAAAGAGCAGTTTGTGGCGGTGGACATCATGCCGGAGGTGGAGGGGTCGGACCACTGCCCTGTGTGGGCGAAGCTGAGCTGCTCCCTCCTGCCCAGCTCCAAGGCCCCCCCCTTCTGCACATGCTACCTGCCAGAGTTTGCAGGCAAGCAACAGAAACTGTCCCGCTTCTTTGTTAAGGTGGACCAGAAATCGATTCAGTCCGAGCACAGGGAGGGATTACCTGGATCTCAGGAAGAGGAGGAATTGAGGGAGAATTTAAAGCCACCCGGAGCTGGAAACGCCTCTGGTAAAAAACGGTTATTAACATCAGACTCCGTTGTTCCAAAGGGGAAAAAGGCTAAGACTTGTCCAAAGCCACAGGGCAGCCTCCTCTCCTTCTTCAAACCCAAACTTCCAACGGCTGCTCCTTCTACCGAAGCCCCTGAAAAGAAAACACTCGGCACGGACAAAGTAACCTCTTcgcaaaactcccaaaaagcgTGCACGACCAGCAAAGACACATCCTCAGTCACAAGCAGCGAAACTGTCCCTGAGCTCCTCGATGATGCTTCACCAAAGCTCTGCACCTCAATGCAAAGTGACAAACCGATTAATCTAAAACCTTTAATCCCAGCGCCCGACGTGGGACAGTCCGGTGCCAAAAAAGGGGCTTCGTTGGGGTTCTGGAAGTCCGTGCTTCATGGTCCGCCTCCCCCGCCCTCCTGTAAGGTCCATAGGGAACCCTGTGTGCTGCGTACTGTGAAGAAGGAGGGGCCGAACATGGGGAAACAGTTCTTTGTTTGCGCCCGTCCTCAGGGACACGCCTCCAACCCCGACGCTCGGTGTAGTTTCTTTGCGTGGGTGGAGAAGGGGAAGTAA